One Streptomyces sp. R28 DNA window includes the following coding sequences:
- a CDS encoding alpha/beta hydrolase: MAHQATPVRRARLGRAIGPEPTAVSGVVLLLPAGDEVSHRKPATVLATSYVRTLGRRLMRAGRGEGLAAHVVHYRFRGWNGTAANLASDASWAADEAVRRYGDVPVCLAGVDMGGRAALHAAGHEAVNSALAIAPWLPEEDLAASPEPVKQLGGRQVLVVHGTNDARTDPELSFRLAERAKKANRDVCRFEVHSDGHGLHQHRDEVLALAEDFVMGVLFGKAFSRPVADAFAAPPPLGLRMPLAAGFGKSLRR; this comes from the coding sequence ATGGCACACCAAGCGACGCCGGTTCGTAGGGCCCGGCTGGGCAGAGCGATCGGGCCGGAGCCGACAGCGGTGAGCGGCGTCGTCCTCCTGCTTCCCGCAGGTGACGAGGTCTCACATCGCAAACCGGCAACGGTGTTGGCGACCTCGTACGTACGGACGCTGGGGCGCCGCCTGATGCGGGCGGGACGCGGGGAGGGGCTGGCCGCGCACGTCGTCCACTACCGCTTCCGCGGATGGAACGGCACTGCCGCGAACCTGGCGAGCGACGCGTCATGGGCCGCGGACGAGGCCGTACGGCGCTACGGGGACGTCCCGGTGTGCCTCGCCGGGGTCGACATGGGCGGGCGGGCGGCCCTGCACGCGGCCGGCCACGAGGCCGTCAACTCCGCGCTGGCGATCGCTCCTTGGCTGCCGGAGGAGGACCTGGCGGCCTCACCCGAACCGGTGAAGCAGCTCGGCGGGCGGCAGGTGCTGGTCGTGCACGGCACGAATGACGCGCGCACCGATCCCGAGCTGTCGTTCCGGTTGGCGGAGCGGGCGAAGAAGGCGAACCGGGACGTGTGCCGGTTCGAAGTGCACTCCGACGGACACGGGTTGCACCAGCACCGCGATGAAGTCCTCGCACTGGCCGAGGACTTCGTCATGGGGGTGCTGTTCGGTAAGGCGTTCTCCCGGCCGGTCGCCGACGCGTTCGCGGCTCCGCCTCCGCTGGGGCTGCGGATGCCGTTGGCCGCGGGGTTCGGGAAGTCGTTGCGGAGGTAG
- a CDS encoding LysR family transcriptional regulator has translation MEHQQRSRARLSPSSDTEDMVMLLAPRLAYFAGVARTEHVTRAAQEMQVPQSTLSRAMVRLEEDLGVDLFARHGRTVSLTPAGRTFLASVERALAEIERAADEVRADADPATGKVAFGFLHTMGAETVPGLLHTFRADHPRIRFSLVQNYGEAMIERLRSGELDLCLTSPVPDAPDLVARRLDEQKLRLVVPADHRLAARKRVRLTEAADENFVTLEPGYGMRRITDDLCREAGFKPRIAFEGEEAETLRGLVAAGLGVALLPPPAVPRPGVVELTVTAPRAVREIGVAWLEGRPDTPPVAAFKKFLLSKKGNLLPG, from the coding sequence ATGGAGCATCAGCAGAGGTCACGAGCTCGCCTGTCACCATCCAGTGACACAGAAGACATGGTGATGTTGCTGGCGCCGCGCCTCGCGTACTTCGCCGGCGTCGCCCGCACCGAGCACGTCACCCGGGCCGCCCAGGAGATGCAGGTCCCGCAGTCCACGCTCTCGCGCGCCATGGTCCGCCTCGAAGAGGACCTGGGCGTCGATCTGTTCGCCCGCCACGGCCGTACGGTCTCGCTGACCCCCGCCGGCCGCACCTTCCTCGCCTCCGTCGAACGTGCCCTCGCCGAGATCGAGCGCGCCGCCGACGAGGTCCGCGCCGACGCCGACCCGGCCACCGGCAAGGTCGCCTTCGGCTTCCTGCACACCATGGGCGCGGAAACGGTCCCGGGCCTCCTCCACACCTTCCGTGCCGACCACCCGCGCATCCGCTTCAGCCTCGTCCAGAACTACGGCGAGGCGATGATCGAGCGTCTGCGCTCCGGTGAGCTCGACCTGTGCCTGACGTCCCCGGTACCGGACGCCCCGGACCTGGTGGCCCGCCGCCTGGACGAACAGAAACTCCGTCTGGTCGTCCCGGCCGACCACCGTCTGGCGGCGCGCAAACGCGTCCGCCTGACCGAGGCGGCCGACGAGAACTTCGTGACCCTGGAGCCCGGCTACGGCATGCGCCGCATCACCGACGACCTGTGCAGGGAAGCGGGGTTCAAGCCCCGCATCGCCTTCGAGGGCGAGGAGGCGGAGACGTTGCGCGGACTGGTGGCGGCGGGGCTGGGAGTCGCCCTGCTGCCGCCACCTGCGGTGCCCCGCCCGGGGGTCGTCGAGCTGACGGTCACGGCTCCACGAGCGGTGCGGGAAATCGGTGTCGCCTGGCTGGAGGGCCGCCCGGACACGCCGCCGGTGGCGGCCTTCAAGAAGTTCCTGCTCTCGAAGAAGGGCAACCTGCTTCCCGGCTAG
- a CDS encoding MFS transporter translates to MSPASTGASTTVGAAPAVPFVDSRMAPGGPGYRRMSFALFLAGVATFALLYSTQALLPLISGEFGVAASEASWTVAAATGGLALFVLPMSALSERFGRRTVMTASLAVAVTVGLLVPFAPNLTALVVLRAVQGAALAGLPASATAYLAEEVRPKALVTAIGLFVAGNSVGGMSGRVITGWVAQEWGWRVAIGVIGVIAVGCAVAFRLLLPAPRHFKRGSLRPRVLARTVRDHLANPLLCRLYAIGALFMTIFGGVYTVIGYRLTEAPFGLPQGIIGSVFLVYLVGTVSASTAGRLVGRLGRRGALYAAGATTAAGLLLSLAGSLPLVLLGLVLITGGFFAGHAVASSAVSKTATHGRAQASALYQSAYYIGSSAGSTVGAVAFHAGGWAGTVGVGLLAVFGVVTITVFGTRAARLQRQQLATAA, encoded by the coding sequence ATGTCTCCCGCCAGTACCGGGGCGTCCACCACCGTGGGCGCCGCACCCGCTGTCCCTTTCGTCGACTCCCGTATGGCCCCGGGCGGCCCCGGCTACCGCCGGATGAGCTTCGCCCTCTTCCTCGCCGGTGTCGCGACCTTCGCGCTCCTCTACTCCACACAGGCCCTTCTGCCGCTGATCTCGGGTGAGTTCGGGGTGGCGGCCAGCGAGGCGAGCTGGACGGTGGCGGCGGCGACGGGCGGTCTGGCCCTGTTCGTGCTGCCGATGAGCGCACTGTCGGAGCGGTTCGGACGCCGTACGGTCATGACGGCGTCGCTGGCGGTCGCGGTGACGGTCGGGCTGCTGGTCCCCTTCGCGCCGAACCTGACCGCCCTGGTCGTGCTGCGGGCGGTCCAGGGCGCGGCGCTGGCGGGTCTGCCGGCGTCGGCCACGGCCTATCTGGCCGAGGAGGTCCGCCCGAAGGCGCTGGTCACGGCGATCGGCCTGTTCGTCGCGGGCAACAGCGTCGGCGGCATGAGCGGCCGGGTGATCACCGGCTGGGTCGCGCAGGAGTGGGGCTGGCGGGTCGCGATCGGCGTGATCGGTGTGATCGCGGTCGGGTGCGCGGTGGCCTTCCGGCTGCTGCTCCCGGCACCGCGCCACTTCAAGCGGGGCTCGCTGCGCCCGCGGGTCCTGGCCCGCACGGTCCGCGACCACCTCGCCAACCCGCTGCTGTGCCGCTTGTACGCGATCGGCGCCCTGTTCATGACGATCTTCGGCGGCGTGTACACGGTGATCGGCTACCGCCTGACGGAGGCGCCGTTCGGCCTCCCCCAGGGCATCATCGGCTCGGTCTTCCTGGTGTACCTGGTCGGTACGGTGTCGGCGTCGACGGCGGGACGGCTGGTGGGCCGCCTGGGCCGCCGAGGCGCCCTGTACGCGGCGGGCGCGACGACGGCGGCGGGTCTGCTGCTCTCCCTCGCGGGCTCGCTCCCGCTGGTCCTCCTGGGCCTGGTCCTGATCACCGGCGGCTTCTTCGCGGGGCACGCGGTGGCGTCCTCGGCGGTCAGCAAGACGGCGACACACGGCCGCGCCCAGGCCTCGGCGCTGTACCAGTCCGCCTACTACATCGGCTCCAGCGCGGGCAGCACGGTCGGCGCGGTGGCCTTCCACGCGGGCGGCTGGGCCGGAACGGTCGGGGTCGGTCTGCTGGCGGTGTTCGGCGTCGTGACGATCACGGTGTTCGGAACGCGGGCGGCGCGACTTCAGCGGCAGCAGCTGGCGACGGCGGCCTGA